The following are from one region of the Streptomyces decoyicus genome:
- a CDS encoding WXG100 family type VII secretion target codes for MGVLGELWDDGTKLVGDVVEIGKDVMMAPAEIAHWVLTQMFGGGEADLQKIAAELKKLSTELDGLTKEINSTLGHLTWHGPASDAFVTVAHGRVKEMNKISDDLSTLGTSVTRLSQVY; via the coding sequence ATGGGCGTTCTCGGAGAACTCTGGGACGACGGCACGAAGCTGGTCGGCGACGTGGTCGAGATCGGCAAGGACGTCATGATGGCGCCGGCCGAGATCGCGCACTGGGTACTGACCCAGATGTTCGGCGGCGGCGAGGCCGATCTGCAGAAGATCGCGGCCGAGCTGAAGAAGCTGAGCACCGAGCTGGACGGCCTGACCAAGGAGATCAACTCCACTCTGGGCCACCTCACTTGGCACGGTCCGGCATCCGACGCCTTCGTCACCGTCGCGCACGGCCGCGTCAAGGAGATGAACAAGATCTCCGACGACCTCTCCACGCTGGGCACGTCGGTCACCCGGCTGTCCCAGGTCTACTGA
- a CDS encoding coiled-coil domain-containing protein, with protein sequence MAGDTFGVEMAELAKIEKDWRAVSRRMLELNQQLGEIKKTLVTAAGIDLATAPLAQLPGFGIAYQVLADVKDIAEVSERLEENKKKLLEELAGDAEKIKKVKAEYEANEKKIEDELKKIKHRKKHEAPHSPGHTGGGSGGGGNGGGGGGGGGTGGSAGGSGGTGPAPTEGHGDGKWETKGDWDAWSPGKHHTTTGAGVETAPDTSGLPGERKDIIDRALERVEHRIGYSQSATTNGYRDDCSGFVSAAWGLQPPGLNTYGLMGNDTAHVITKDDLQPGDALIAGDHTVLFGGWADKEHTKYIALEDNGSQGTVSHVIPYPYYSGDAAHERSIGQPYVPYRRNGL encoded by the coding sequence ATGGCAGGCGACACGTTCGGCGTGGAGATGGCGGAACTCGCCAAGATCGAGAAGGACTGGCGCGCGGTCAGCCGGCGGATGCTGGAGCTGAACCAGCAGCTGGGGGAGATCAAGAAGACGCTGGTCACGGCCGCGGGGATCGACCTCGCGACGGCTCCGCTCGCGCAGCTCCCCGGTTTCGGCATCGCCTACCAGGTGCTCGCGGACGTGAAGGACATCGCCGAGGTGAGCGAGCGCCTCGAGGAGAACAAGAAGAAGCTGCTCGAGGAGCTGGCGGGCGACGCCGAGAAGATCAAGAAGGTCAAGGCCGAGTACGAGGCCAATGAGAAGAAGATCGAAGATGAACTGAAGAAGATCAAGCACCGGAAGAAGCACGAGGCCCCCCACTCCCCCGGACACACCGGCGGCGGCTCCGGTGGCGGCGGCAACGGCGGTGGTGGCGGCGGCGGTGGCGGCACCGGCGGCTCCGCCGGAGGGAGCGGCGGCACCGGCCCGGCCCCCACCGAGGGGCACGGCGACGGCAAGTGGGAGACGAAGGGCGACTGGGACGCCTGGTCGCCGGGCAAGCACCACACGACCACCGGTGCCGGCGTCGAGACCGCGCCCGACACCTCCGGTCTGCCGGGCGAGCGCAAGGACATCATCGACCGCGCCCTGGAGCGGGTGGAGCACCGGATCGGCTACAGCCAGTCGGCCACCACCAACGGCTACCGGGACGACTGCTCGGGGTTCGTCTCCGCCGCCTGGGGCCTTCAGCCTCCGGGTCTGAACACCTACGGCCTGATGGGCAACGACACCGCCCACGTGATCACCAAGGACGACCTCCAGCCGGGCGACGCCCTGATCGCCGGTGATCACACCGTCCTCTTCGGCGGCTGGGCCGACAAGGAGCACACCAAGTACATCGCCCTGGAGGACAACGGCTCCCAGGGCACCGTCTCGCACGTCATCCCGTACCCGTACTACTCCGGCGACGCCGCGCACGAAAGGTCGATCGGCCAGCCGTACGTGCCCTACCGCCGCAACGGCCTCTAG